The Streptomyces sp. NBC_01255 genome window below encodes:
- a CDS encoding ABC transporter substrate-binding protein: MGRRLVTLTAALALLLTGCAGGDERPDDGVVRLRFQSLAWQKESVDANKQLVAEWNAAHPDVQVDYVQGSWDSVHDQLLTSFEGGEAPDIIHDAADDLGDFAYGGDLADLRPLLSERLRADIPARSWQTTTFGDGIYGVPFLQEPRVIIANRKILESSGVRVPTPEKPWTWTEFRQIARDLTTFMGPDRYAVAWPLKEPVSVSLNLGVSAGGALFHLGADSRITVDFTEADAVVTGTVHDQVVVDRTAPRTTLGSGGSDTLPGFFAGKYAMVPLGFAYRQQIAQQAPEGFEWTVLPAPAGSEGLAQGVSPQTLSIAEDSPYKKEAMEFLDFFLRPESMVRLARGDWMLPTGTAALADPSLHTARDGWATGAEVAERLRPAPAQAVRGYPEWKDKVATPAFQEYYSGAIDAAELRRRLEEDGNRVLARYYRK, translated from the coding sequence ATGGGACGACGGCTCGTCACCCTCACCGCCGCGCTCGCCCTGCTCCTCACCGGCTGCGCCGGCGGCGACGAGCGCCCCGACGACGGCGTCGTACGGCTCCGCTTCCAGTCCCTCGCCTGGCAGAAGGAGTCCGTCGACGCCAACAAGCAGCTCGTCGCGGAGTGGAACGCCGCCCACCCCGACGTCCAGGTCGACTACGTCCAGGGCAGCTGGGACTCCGTCCACGACCAGCTCCTCACCTCCTTCGAGGGCGGCGAGGCGCCCGACATCATCCACGACGCCGCCGACGACCTCGGCGACTTCGCCTACGGCGGCGACCTCGCCGATCTGCGCCCGCTGCTGTCCGAGCGGCTGCGCGCCGACATCCCCGCCCGCAGCTGGCAGACCACCACCTTCGGCGACGGGATCTACGGAGTCCCCTTCCTCCAGGAACCCCGCGTGATCATCGCCAACCGGAAGATCCTGGAGTCCTCCGGCGTCCGCGTCCCCACCCCCGAGAAGCCCTGGACCTGGACCGAGTTCCGGCAGATCGCCCGGGACCTCACCACCTTCATGGGACCCGACCGGTACGCGGTCGCCTGGCCGCTCAAGGAGCCCGTCTCCGTCAGCCTCAACCTCGGCGTCTCGGCCGGCGGCGCCCTCTTCCACCTGGGCGCGGACAGCCGGATCACCGTCGACTTCACCGAGGCGGACGCCGTCGTCACCGGCACCGTCCATGACCAGGTCGTCGTCGACCGCACCGCCCCGCGCACCACGCTCGGCAGCGGCGGCTCCGACACCCTGCCCGGCTTCTTCGCCGGCAAGTACGCCATGGTCCCGCTGGGCTTCGCCTACCGGCAGCAGATCGCCCAGCAGGCACCCGAGGGCTTCGAGTGGACGGTGCTGCCCGCCCCCGCCGGGAGCGAGGGGCTCGCCCAGGGCGTCTCCCCGCAGACCCTGTCGATCGCCGAGGACAGCCCGTACAAGAAGGAGGCGATGGAGTTCCTCGACTTCTTCCTGCGGCCGGAGAGCATGGTGCGGCTCGCCCGCGGCGACTGGATGCTGCCCACCGGCACGGCCGCGCTCGCCGACCCCTCCCTGCACACCGCCCGGGACGGCTGGGCGACCGGTGCCGAGGTCGCCGAGCGACTGCGGCCCGCCCCCGCGCAGGCCGTGCGCGGATATCCGGAATGGAAGGACAAGGTGGCGACCCCGGCCTTCCAGGAGTACTACAGCGGGGCCATCGACGCAGCCGAGCTGCGCAGACGGCTGGAGGAGGACGGCAACCGGGTCCTCGCCCGCTATTACCGCAAATGA
- a CDS encoding carbohydrate ABC transporter permease gives MSALRTSRPARIGQYLALLAYLVFLAFPFLWLISTAFKPAPELASLHPTWIPEEPTLANFRQAFDEQPLLRAAGNSLVAALAAALIAVVVATPLAYVTARHRGRLATAATGWVVISQAFPFVLVIIPLFLILKNLHLINSVPGLVMVYVVWSLPFALWMLMGYVKAVPAELEEAAAVDGAGRLRTLVSVTAPLLVPGIVATALFAFVTAWNEFFFALVLLKTPEKQTLPVVLTHFLGAEGVADLGPLAAAAFLATLPSLVVFAVLQRRIAGGMLAGAVK, from the coding sequence GTGAGCGCCCTCCGGACGAGCAGACCCGCGCGGATCGGCCAGTACCTCGCCCTCCTCGCCTACCTGGTCTTCCTCGCCTTCCCCTTCCTCTGGCTGATCTCCACCGCCTTCAAGCCCGCCCCCGAGCTGGCCTCGCTCCACCCCACCTGGATCCCGGAGGAGCCGACCCTCGCCAACTTCCGGCAGGCCTTCGACGAGCAGCCGCTGCTCAGGGCGGCCGGGAACAGCCTGGTCGCCGCGCTCGCCGCGGCACTGATCGCGGTCGTCGTCGCCACCCCGCTCGCCTACGTGACCGCCCGCCACCGGGGCCGGCTCGCCACGGCGGCCACCGGCTGGGTCGTGATCAGCCAGGCCTTCCCCTTCGTCCTGGTGATCATCCCGCTCTTCCTGATCCTCAAGAACCTGCACCTGATCAACAGCGTCCCCGGCCTCGTCATGGTCTACGTGGTGTGGTCGCTGCCCTTCGCCCTCTGGATGCTCATGGGGTACGTGAAGGCCGTCCCGGCCGAACTGGAGGAGGCCGCGGCCGTCGACGGCGCCGGCCGGCTCCGTACCCTCGTCTCCGTCACCGCCCCGCTGCTCGTCCCCGGCATCGTCGCCACCGCCCTCTTCGCCTTCGTCACCGCCTGGAACGAGTTCTTCTTCGCGCTCGTCCTGCTCAAGACCCCCGAGAAGCAGACCCTGCCGGTCGTCCTCACCCACTTCCTCGGTGCCGAGGGCGTCGCCGACCTCGGCCCGCTCGCCGCCGCGGCCTTCCTCGCCACCCTGCCCTCCCTCGTCGTCTTCGCCGTCCTCCAACGCCGGATCGCCGGAGGCATGCTGGCCGGGGCGGTGAAGTGA
- a CDS encoding carbohydrate ABC transporter permease, with protein sequence MSSATATKRPGGTRTPRTVRPARPRGPDFGAWFLVLPALLPILVLSVGPLLYGIALAFTDAQSGRTQSTRWVGTLNFQDLLHDTLFWDSFRIGLVWAVGVTVPQFLLALGLALLLNQKLRFRWLARALAIVPWAMPEVVVGIMWRLVYNPDAGILNETLRDLGLGQGHDWLSGLATALPAVIVVGVWAGMPQTTVALLAGLQNTPRELHEAAALDGAGAWRRFRTVTWPALRPVALAITALNLIWNFNSFALVYVLTNGGPGGRTRLPMLFAYEEAFRYGQFGYAAAMGCVMVAAVSVLIALSLVRRLKGDQDR encoded by the coding sequence ATGAGCTCGGCGACCGCGACGAAGCGGCCGGGCGGGACGCGGACACCGCGGACCGTCCGCCCGGCACGCCCCCGGGGGCCCGACTTCGGCGCCTGGTTCCTGGTGCTCCCTGCGCTCCTGCCGATCCTCGTCCTCAGCGTCGGCCCGCTCCTCTACGGCATCGCGCTCGCCTTCACCGACGCCCAGTCCGGCCGCACCCAGTCCACCCGCTGGGTCGGCACCCTCAACTTCCAGGACCTGCTCCACGACACCCTCTTCTGGGACTCCTTCCGCATCGGCCTGGTCTGGGCCGTCGGGGTGACCGTCCCCCAGTTCCTCCTTGCCCTCGGCCTCGCTCTCCTCCTCAACCAGAAGCTCCGCTTCCGCTGGCTGGCGCGGGCGCTCGCGATCGTCCCCTGGGCGATGCCCGAGGTCGTCGTCGGCATCATGTGGCGGCTCGTCTACAACCCCGACGCGGGCATCCTCAACGAGACCCTCCGCGACCTCGGCCTCGGCCAGGGCCACGACTGGCTCTCCGGACTCGCCACCGCCCTCCCCGCCGTGATCGTCGTCGGCGTCTGGGCCGGCATGCCGCAGACCACCGTCGCCCTCCTCGCCGGACTCCAGAACACCCCGCGCGAACTCCACGAGGCCGCCGCCCTCGACGGCGCCGGCGCCTGGCGCCGCTTCCGCACCGTCACCTGGCCCGCGCTGAGACCCGTGGCCCTCGCCATCACCGCGCTCAACCTCATCTGGAACTTCAACTCCTTCGCCCTGGTCTACGTCCTGACCAACGGCGGACCGGGCGGCCGGACCCGGCTCCCCATGCTCTTCGCCTACGAGGAGGCCTTCCGCTACGGCCAGTTCGGCTACGCCGCCGCCATGGGCTGCGTGATGGTCGCCGCCGTCTCGGTGCTGATCGCCCTCTCCCTCGTACGCCGGCTGAAAGGGGACCAGGACCGGTGA
- a CDS encoding SAV2148 family HEPN domain-containing protein yields MSSGGLELPPGDAGREGGPAGPAEVPPGAVVPPGAAVPPGTVVPPGTVSVARPVEIGAELDWGAEAWGEVRTRAQRAGRAYIWLNLVEQRLRAVVAAVLRPVYEPVHGEEWVVAAAGPAGQEWVQRAVAVREVSRRKGYLLDPADDNVLSFLTLPQLRELMVQHWPCFEPYFDDRREVELALDELEVTRNVVSRNRALSLTVLAQSERASARLLEILGSGAGVPSADRLPVDAVEDLVGDRYADVVSVHPDRVRLQRQLPAEDLFGGARRLDATGIGLNLLVQNFSGRRMVRLAESGCRTRLLFLNPASSAVKRRERELGLKKGELSRSVEMNILHMRRVRSKLRDPGAFQIHVFDETPRFTAYLVDGDGPDGVGVVQSYLRKARGMEAPVLVLRGGGRSVVRHGQQSGDGEHGLFETYREEFESVWLDSRPVS; encoded by the coding sequence GTGAGCTCGGGAGGTCTGGAGCTGCCCCCAGGTGACGCGGGTCGCGAGGGGGGCCCGGCCGGCCCCGCCGAGGTGCCGCCCGGTGCGGTCGTCCCGCCCGGAGCGGCGGTCCCGCCGGGGACGGTCGTCCCGCCCGGTACGGTCTCCGTCGCCCGGCCGGTGGAGATCGGGGCGGAACTCGACTGGGGCGCCGAGGCCTGGGGCGAGGTGCGCACCCGCGCGCAGCGCGCCGGGCGCGCCTACATCTGGCTGAACCTGGTCGAGCAGCGGCTGCGGGCCGTAGTCGCGGCCGTCCTGCGGCCCGTGTACGAACCCGTGCACGGCGAGGAGTGGGTCGTGGCCGCGGCCGGTCCCGCCGGCCAGGAGTGGGTGCAGCGGGCCGTCGCCGTGCGCGAGGTGTCGCGGCGCAAGGGCTATCTGCTCGACCCGGCCGACGACAACGTGCTGAGCTTCCTCACGCTGCCGCAGCTGCGCGAGCTGATGGTGCAGCACTGGCCCTGCTTCGAGCCCTACTTCGACGACCGGCGCGAGGTCGAACTCGCCCTGGACGAGCTGGAGGTCACGCGCAACGTCGTCTCCCGCAACCGGGCGCTCTCGCTGACCGTGCTCGCCCAGTCCGAGCGGGCGTCGGCGAGGCTCCTGGAGATCCTCGGCAGCGGGGCCGGGGTGCCGTCCGCCGACCGGCTGCCCGTGGACGCGGTCGAGGACCTCGTCGGCGACCGGTACGCGGACGTGGTCTCCGTCCATCCCGACCGGGTCCGCCTCCAGCGGCAGCTGCCCGCCGAGGACCTCTTCGGCGGGGCCCGCCGGCTCGACGCCACCGGCATAGGCCTGAATCTGCTCGTGCAGAACTTCTCCGGGCGCCGCATGGTCCGGCTCGCCGAGTCCGGCTGCCGGACGCGGCTGCTCTTCCTCAACCCGGCGAGCAGCGCCGTCAAGCGGCGCGAGCGGGAACTCGGCCTCAAGAAGGGCGAGCTCAGCCGCTCGGTCGAGATGAACATCCTGCACATGCGCCGGGTGCGGTCGAAGCTGCGCGACCCGGGCGCCTTCCAGATCCACGTCTTCGACGAGACGCCCCGCTTCACCGCGTACCTGGTGGACGGCGACGGCCCGGACGGCGTGGGCGTCGTGCAGTCCTATCTGCGCAAGGCCCGCGGCATGGAGGCCCCGGTCCTCGTCCTGCGCGGCGGCGGCCGGAGCGTGGTGCGCCACGGCCAGCAGAGCGGCGACGGCGAACACGGACTTTTCGAGACATATCGGGAGGAATTCGAGTCGGTGTGGCTCGACTCCCGGCCGGTTTCCTGA
- a CDS encoding DUF1697 domain-containing protein, whose amino-acid sequence MATTYAALLRGINVSGHRKVPMAELRSVLEGLGHRDVRTYLQSGNAVFTTDSPASEDDLTAELEDAIERHFGFRVDCLVRDGDYLAAVAEACPFPAAELEGKQLHAIYYSGPAEPERFAAIDREAYLPEDFALGDRVLYLYVPEGLGRSKLGDVVSRPAVVKGLVATARNWNTVVKLVEMTHEG is encoded by the coding sequence ATGGCGACGACGTACGCGGCCCTGCTGCGCGGCATCAACGTGAGCGGACACCGCAAGGTCCCCATGGCGGAGCTCCGTTCCGTCCTCGAAGGCCTCGGCCACCGGGACGTCCGCACGTACCTCCAGAGCGGGAACGCCGTCTTCACCACGGACTCGCCCGCCTCCGAGGACGACCTCACCGCCGAGCTGGAGGACGCGATCGAGCGTCATTTCGGCTTCCGTGTCGACTGCCTCGTCCGCGACGGCGACTACCTCGCGGCCGTCGCCGAGGCCTGCCCCTTCCCGGCCGCCGAGCTGGAGGGAAAGCAGCTCCACGCCATCTACTACTCCGGCCCCGCCGAGCCCGAACGCTTCGCCGCGATCGACCGGGAGGCGTACCTGCCGGAGGACTTCGCCCTCGGCGACCGCGTGCTCTACCTCTACGTCCCCGAGGGTCTCGGCCGGTCGAAGCTGGGCGACGTCGTCAGCCGCCCGGCCGTGGTCAAGGGGCTCGTGGCCACGGCCCGGAACTGGAACACGGTGGTCAAGCTCGTCGAGATGACCCACGAGGGCTGA
- a CDS encoding alpha/beta fold hydrolase yields MRVELSDVTLDVEVSGEGPTVLLVHGFPDSHALWRHQVPALTAAGYRCVVPTLRGFGASDRPEGGAEACHPIKHVGDLLELLGRLDVDRFHAVGHDWGSGVVQGIAQTVPDRVTSLTLMSVGSIAAILGAGWEQRQRLWHLTLFPYEGLAEEWLSREDFAHLRDMLSDHPEVETVLEPLRSPGALTAALNIYRSGLPIETQLAPPPALPPLSVPVMGVWSTGDRFLTERQMVDTGEHVTGPWRYERVADAGHWFPLDRPEKVNELLLAFLKDNG; encoded by the coding sequence ATGCGGGTGGAGTTGTCGGACGTCACGCTGGACGTCGAGGTGAGCGGCGAGGGGCCGACGGTGCTGCTGGTGCACGGCTTCCCGGACAGCCACGCCCTGTGGCGCCACCAGGTCCCGGCCCTGACCGCGGCCGGGTACCGGTGTGTCGTCCCGACCCTGCGGGGCTTCGGCGCGTCGGACCGGCCCGAGGGGGGCGCGGAGGCCTGTCACCCGATCAAGCACGTGGGCGACCTGCTGGAGCTGCTGGGTCGGCTCGACGTCGACCGGTTCCACGCGGTCGGCCACGACTGGGGCTCGGGCGTGGTGCAAGGGATCGCGCAGACCGTGCCCGACCGCGTGACGAGCCTGACGCTCATGTCGGTGGGGAGCATCGCGGCGATCCTCGGCGCCGGCTGGGAGCAGCGGCAGCGCCTGTGGCACCTGACGCTGTTCCCGTACGAGGGCCTCGCCGAGGAGTGGCTCTCCCGGGAGGACTTCGCGCATCTGCGGGACATGCTCTCCGACCACCCCGAGGTGGAGACGGTCCTGGAGCCGCTGCGCTCTCCGGGCGCGCTGACCGCCGCTCTGAACATCTACCGTTCGGGGCTGCCGATCGAGACCCAGCTGGCCCCGCCGCCGGCGCTCCCCCCGCTCTCCGTCCCGGTCATGGGCGTGTGGTCCACCGGCGACCGCTTCCTCACCGAGCGGCAGATGGTGGACACCGGCGAGCACGTGACCGGTCCCTGGCGCTACGAGCGCGTGGCGGACGCGGGCCACTGGTTCCCGCTCGACCGGCCGGAGAAGGTGAACGAACTCCTGCTCGCCTTCCTCAAGGACAACGGCTGA
- a CDS encoding 3'-5' exonuclease yields MAWHGDTLVGFDLETTGTDPLEARIVTASIIEVDGGGDVVRRQDWLADPGIRIPEQASAIHGISTERAAAEGRPVREVADEIAKTLAAYWEDGVPIVAYNASFDLTLLSAELRRHGLPSLSERLGGVDIGPVVDPYTIDRAVDRYRRGKRTLEAVCGEYGVVLEAAHQAAADALAAVRVAVAIAERHRQVAELDPAELHERQIAWYRVWAEDFQAFLRRKGETEAVIESTWPLRPAVFAHS; encoded by the coding sequence ATGGCCTGGCACGGCGACACGCTGGTCGGCTTCGACCTGGAGACGACCGGCACCGATCCGCTGGAGGCCCGTATCGTCACGGCCTCGATCATCGAAGTCGACGGCGGGGGAGACGTCGTACGACGACAGGACTGGCTCGCCGACCCGGGCATCCGCATCCCGGAGCAGGCTTCCGCGATCCACGGCATCAGCACCGAGCGCGCGGCAGCCGAGGGCCGGCCGGTCCGCGAGGTCGCCGACGAGATCGCGAAGACCCTCGCCGCGTACTGGGAGGACGGCGTCCCGATCGTCGCGTACAACGCCTCCTTCGACCTCACGCTCCTCTCCGCCGAGCTGCGCCGCCACGGGCTGCCCTCGCTGAGCGAGCGGCTCGGCGGCGTCGACATCGGCCCGGTCGTCGACCCGTACACGATCGACCGGGCCGTCGACCGCTACCGGCGGGGCAAGCGGACCCTGGAGGCGGTCTGCGGGGAGTACGGCGTCGTCCTCGAAGCCGCCCACCAGGCCGCGGCCGACGCACTCGCCGCCGTCCGCGTCGCCGTCGCGATAGCCGAGCGGCACCGCCAGGTCGCCGAACTGGACCCGGCCGAGCTCCACGAGCGCCAGATCGCCTGGTACCGCGTCTGGGCCGAGGACTTCCAGGCCTTCCTGCGCCGCAAGGGCGAGACGGAAGCGGTCATCGAGTCCACCTGGCCCCTCCGCCCGGCGGTATTCGCCCACTCCTAG
- a CDS encoding copper amine oxidase, whose protein sequence is MSTQRTTRTRRRGAVLTAAVLLGTASAAAGPATAAPRAPAPPLPTAAPRPPAQPDCSAAYRITQKLEGGAVWNMCWRYNTDAGLTLDRVTYQPPGGAPIKVLTSARLAQIHVPYDDGAAEYDDLTGAGFGWGLQNLKPAECPGGTISTVKVPEVGQVKGLCTTTRARGHAYRMAADGAGGQVYQVQGKDLLVYTVNKVGWYEYISEWRFSADGTIGANVGATGSLSPVDYNATDGRGWPIGKGARAYATSHAHNVFWKLDFGLDGSTKDRIEQFDSTVTAPPANGGGPTVKTKRTVVTKELAGDAKNMRWWRVVSGTGKNADGHARSYEIVPGHTDTHAGRGFTKHDVYFTQSRACEQFASNNTGNCGTNAGDSVDKWVNGETLTKPSVWVNIGFHHVARDEDQQPMPVHWQGFQLAPRDVTAMNPLTPSDLASQNGQPDLGS, encoded by the coding sequence ATGTCCACCCAGCGCACCACGCGCACCCGCCGGAGGGGCGCCGTCCTGACCGCGGCCGTCCTGCTCGGCACCGCCTCGGCCGCCGCGGGACCCGCGACCGCCGCGCCCCGCGCGCCGGCCCCGCCGCTGCCGACGGCCGCACCGCGCCCGCCCGCCCAGCCCGACTGCTCCGCCGCGTACCGCATCACGCAGAAGCTCGAAGGCGGCGCCGTCTGGAACATGTGCTGGCGTTACAACACCGACGCCGGCCTCACGCTCGACCGCGTCACCTACCAGCCGCCCGGCGGCGCGCCCATCAAGGTCCTCACCAGCGCCCGGCTCGCCCAGATCCACGTGCCGTACGACGACGGCGCCGCCGAGTACGACGACCTCACCGGCGCCGGCTTCGGCTGGGGCCTGCAGAACCTCAAGCCCGCCGAGTGCCCCGGCGGCACCATCTCCACCGTCAAGGTGCCCGAGGTCGGCCAGGTCAAGGGCCTGTGCACCACGACCAGGGCGCGGGGCCACGCGTACCGCATGGCCGCCGACGGCGCCGGTGGCCAGGTGTACCAGGTGCAGGGCAAGGACCTGCTCGTCTACACCGTGAACAAGGTCGGCTGGTACGAGTACATCTCCGAGTGGCGGTTCTCCGCCGACGGCACCATCGGCGCCAACGTCGGGGCCACCGGCAGCCTCTCGCCCGTCGACTACAACGCCACCGACGGCCGCGGCTGGCCCATCGGCAAGGGCGCCCGCGCCTACGCCACCAGCCACGCCCACAACGTCTTCTGGAAGCTCGACTTCGGCCTCGACGGCTCCACCAAGGACCGGATCGAGCAGTTCGACTCCACCGTCACCGCGCCGCCCGCCAACGGCGGCGGACCGACCGTGAAGACGAAGCGCACCGTCGTCACCAAGGAGCTCGCCGGCGACGCGAAGAACATGCGCTGGTGGCGGGTGGTCAGCGGCACCGGGAAGAACGCCGACGGCCACGCCCGCTCGTACGAGATCGTGCCCGGCCACACCGACACCCACGCCGGCCGCGGCTTCACCAAGCACGACGTGTACTTCACCCAGTCACGGGCCTGCGAGCAGTTCGCGAGCAACAACACCGGGAACTGCGGGACCAACGCCGGGGACAGCGTGGACAAATGGGTCAACGGTGAGACTCTGACCAAACCGTCCGTGTGGGTCAACATCGGGTTCCACCACGTCGCCCGGGACGAGGACCAGCAGCCGATGCCGGTCCACTGGCAGGGCTTCCAGCTCGCGCCCCGGGACGTAACCGCTATGAATCCGCTCACTCCGTCCGATCTCGCCTCCCAGAACGGGCAGCCCGATCTGGGGAGTTGA
- a CDS encoding Tat pathway signal sequence domain protein produces the protein MGGTTLGGTAGVGGGSGDADGAGAAESGVGAQAQAQGQGQGQGQGAAPPPATVAPAATEGEKGIGSDPLTDDELARAEGLALTPPAAAAQQNVEGGRGPQHLGTLLADPLPGDGTRRAEVRFYDYAKDELVTRTVNLGTGKVERSAAQRGVQPSAHPEELREALELILASPLGKGVKEDYKDATGKQLTSTGQLWFNGDVYRPYREANVPAQLADCGEHRCVRLVTKVLNGAWINTRNLIVDLSARTVTRVG, from the coding sequence GTGGGTGGTACCACGCTCGGCGGTACGGCTGGTGTGGGTGGAGGAAGTGGGGACGCGGACGGCGCCGGCGCGGCGGAGTCCGGCGTCGGGGCACAGGCGCAGGCGCAGGGCCAGGGGCAGGGGCAGGGGCAGGGTGCCGCGCCGCCGCCGGCGACCGTGGCCCCGGCCGCGACCGAGGGGGAGAAGGGCATCGGCTCCGACCCGCTCACCGACGACGAGCTCGCGAGGGCCGAGGGACTGGCGCTGACCCCGCCGGCCGCCGCCGCCCAGCAGAACGTCGAGGGCGGACGGGGCCCGCAGCACCTGGGCACCCTGCTCGCCGACCCGCTGCCCGGGGACGGCACGCGCCGCGCCGAGGTCCGGTTCTACGACTACGCGAAGGACGAGCTCGTCACCCGGACCGTCAACCTCGGCACGGGCAAGGTCGAGAGGTCCGCGGCGCAGCGCGGGGTCCAGCCCTCCGCCCACCCCGAGGAGCTGCGCGAGGCCCTGGAGCTGATCCTCGCGAGCCCGCTCGGCAAGGGCGTCAAGGAGGACTACAAGGACGCCACGGGCAAGCAGCTCACCTCCACCGGGCAGCTGTGGTTCAACGGCGACGTCTACCGCCCCTACCGCGAGGCGAACGTGCCCGCGCAGCTCGCCGACTGCGGCGAGCACCGGTGCGTACGCCTCGTCACCAAGGTCCTCAACGGGGCCTGGATCAACACCCGGAACCTCATCGTCGACCTCTCCGCGAGGACCGTCACGCGCGTCGGCTGA
- a CDS encoding phosphotransferase enzyme family protein, with protein MDEARAREILAAAGLPAAEARLLALGENAVFAVGDLVAKVGRDAELFERAGREVDLSGWLAEAGVPAPRAAEEKPRLVDGHPVSFWHRLPDPVRPAEPRDLAPLLRAVHALPEPQGFTLPRRELLGGVERWLRLAGEAIDPADAAFLRERRDAFAPAAAALAPRLTPGPIHGDALPRNVLVGPDGPVLMDLETFSSDLREHDLVVLALSRDRYGLDPAAYDAFTEAYGWDVREWEGCAVLRGARETASCAWVAQHAPANPKALAEFERRVRSLRDGDPEVRWYPF; from the coding sequence ATGGACGAGGCGCGGGCGCGGGAGATCCTGGCCGCGGCGGGGCTGCCGGCAGCGGAGGCGCGGCTGCTGGCGCTCGGGGAGAACGCGGTCTTCGCCGTGGGCGACCTGGTGGCGAAGGTCGGCAGGGACGCCGAGCTGTTCGAGCGGGCCGGGCGGGAGGTGGACCTGTCCGGCTGGCTCGCCGAGGCCGGGGTCCCGGCTCCGCGGGCCGCCGAGGAGAAGCCGCGGCTCGTCGACGGGCACCCGGTCTCCTTCTGGCACCGGCTGCCCGATCCGGTCCGGCCCGCCGAGCCCCGTGATCTGGCCCCGCTGCTGCGGGCCGTGCACGCCCTGCCCGAGCCGCAGGGGTTCACGCTTCCCCGGCGTGAGCTGCTCGGCGGCGTCGAGCGGTGGCTGCGGCTCGCGGGCGAGGCGATCGACCCGGCGGACGCGGCCTTCCTCCGGGAGCGGCGCGACGCCTTCGCCCCGGCGGCCGCCGCACTCGCCCCGCGTCTGACGCCGGGTCCGATCCACGGCGACGCCCTCCCCCGGAACGTGCTCGTCGGCCCGGACGGCCCGGTCCTGATGGACCTGGAGACGTTCTCCTCCGACCTCCGCGAGCACGACCTCGTGGTGCTCGCGCTCTCCCGGGACCGCTACGGCCTGGACCCGGCGGCCTACGACGCCTTCACCGAGGCGTACGGCTGGGACGTCCGGGAGTGGGAGGGGTGCGCCGTGCTGCGGGGCGCGCGGGAGACCGCGAGCTGCGCGTGGGTGGCCCAGCACGCGCCGGCGAACCCGAAGGCGCTGGCCGAATTCGAGCGGCGGGTGCGCTCGCTGCGGGACGGCGACCCGGAGGTCCGCTGGTACCCGTTCTGA